In one Siniperca chuatsi isolate FFG_IHB_CAS linkage group LG14, ASM2008510v1, whole genome shotgun sequence genomic region, the following are encoded:
- the cfap298 gene encoding cilia- and flagella-associated protein 298: MVQLHVKRGVESQFLFSTTVDATLETVIQQITAIYNGRLKVDRICSEIPELADHGITLPPNMQGLTEEQIVELKLADEWEDKCVPSGGPVFKPDEIGRRNGHAPNDKMKEVLMRTMEEAKALISNKQVQANVCVTMGMVKEALDQLRGAVMIVYPMGLPPHDPIRMEFEDREDLSGTQASLQVITEDECQLWWAAKEMQRGKKLQDYIGKNEKTKLVVKIQKKGQGAPAREPPITDEQQKQMMMNYYRRQEELKKLEEADDDSHLDSKWSDRHVLKKQFQGLTNIKWGPR; encoded by the exons ATGGTGCAGCTGCATGTGAAGCGTGGAGTTGAGAGTCAATTTCTTTTCAGCACCACTGTGGACGCGACTCTGGAGACGGTGATCCAGCAGATTACAGCCATTTACAACGGGAGACTCAAAGTGGACAGAATATGTTcag AGATCCCAGAGCTGGCAGACCATGGCATCACCCTGCCACCCAACATGCAGGGGCTGACAGAGGAGCAGAttgtggagctgaaactggCGGATGAATGGGAAGACAAATGCGTGCCCAGCGGAGGGCCAGTATTTAAGCCTGATGAGATTGGGAGGAGGAACGGACATG CTccaaatgataaaatgaaagaGGTGTTGATGAGAACAATGGAGGAGGCAAAGGCACTGATCTCCAAC AAACAAGTTCAAGCTAATGTTTGTGTCACCATGGGGATGGTAAAGGAAGCCCTGGATCAGCTAAGGGGTGCAGTCATGATCGTATACCCCATGGGGCTGCCTCCTCATGACCCTATCAGGATGGAGTTTGAGGACCGGGAAGACCTTTCAGGAACACAG GCATCTCTGCAGGTGATCACGGAGGACGAGTGCCAGCTATGGTGGGCTGCCAAAGAGAtgcagagggggaaaaaactacAGGACTACATTGGCAAAAATGAAAAGACGAAGCTTGTGGTCAAAATCCAAAAG AAAGGGCAGGGGGCACCAGCGAGAGAGCCTCCGATCACTGatgagcagcagaaacagatgATGATGAATTACTACAGGAGGCAGGAGGAGCTCAAG AAACTGGAGGAGGCAGACGATGATAGCCACCTGGACTCAAAGTGGTCAGACAGACATGTTCTCAAAAAACAGTTTCAGGGCCTCACCAACATAAAATGGGGACCGAGATAA